The following are encoded together in the Acinetobacter radioresistens DSM 6976 = NBRC 102413 = CIP 103788 genome:
- the dusA gene encoding tRNA dihydrouridine(20/20a) synthase DusA, with amino-acid sequence MQILQSPQPRISVAPMMDWTTRDYRFFARLFNPNVILYTEMVTTGAILFGDAGRHLNYNQEEHPVVLQLGGSNPKDLATCTKMAEDWGYNEVNLNVGCPSDRVQNNKIGACLMAEPELVAECISAMRQAVNIPVTVKHRIGIDDMQSYEEMLHFVDTVAKTGCNNFIVHARIALLQGLSPKENREVPPLRYEDVYRLKQERPHLTIEINGGVKTLAETQEHLKHVDGVMIGREAYHNPYLLAELGELWNLPMPDRFEIMEQMLPYIAKRLEEGAPLSVITRHILGLFQYLPGARKWRQALSGGNAKTYADVESAIQNIKAAMQRTEDYLKEQHIF; translated from the coding sequence ATGCAAATTCTTCAGTCACCTCAGCCTCGTATTTCGGTTGCGCCGATGATGGACTGGACGACCCGTGACTACCGTTTCTTTGCTCGCCTGTTTAATCCAAATGTGATCCTTTATACTGAAATGGTCACGACTGGAGCGATCTTATTTGGAGATGCTGGCCGCCATCTAAATTACAATCAAGAAGAACATCCGGTTGTACTCCAACTCGGTGGCTCTAACCCAAAAGATTTGGCCACATGTACAAAGATGGCTGAGGACTGGGGTTATAATGAAGTTAACCTGAATGTCGGCTGTCCAAGTGACCGGGTACAAAATAATAAAATTGGTGCCTGCCTGATGGCAGAGCCTGAGCTGGTGGCAGAATGTATTTCAGCGATGCGCCAGGCAGTTAATATTCCGGTTACGGTTAAACATCGAATCGGAATTGATGACATGCAATCTTATGAAGAGATGCTGCATTTTGTGGACACAGTAGCAAAAACTGGTTGTAATAATTTTATTGTGCATGCCCGTATTGCCCTATTACAAGGATTATCTCCAAAAGAAAACCGTGAAGTTCCACCTTTGCGTTATGAGGATGTCTACCGGTTAAAACAGGAACGTCCTCACCTCACGATTGAAATTAATGGCGGCGTTAAAACTTTAGCTGAGACACAAGAGCACTTGAAACATGTAGATGGTGTCATGATTGGCCGTGAAGCCTACCATAACCCTTATCTGCTGGCCGAATTAGGTGAGCTCTGGAATTTACCCATGCCAGACCGTTTTGAAATTATGGAACAGATGCTTCCTTATATTGCCAAACGGCTAGAAGAGGGTGCACCACTATCTGTGATTACCAGGCATATTTTAGGTTTATTCCAGTATTTACCTGGAGCCCGAAAATGGCGTCAGGCTTTAAGTGGAGGGAATGCCAAAACTTATGCTGATGTCGAAAGTGCGATTCAGAATATTAAGGCTGCCATGCAGCGCACTGAAGATTACCTGAAAGAACAACATATTTTTTAA
- a CDS encoding HEPN domain-containing protein produces MLVLEEVFRAKKAEYPEHFNLRMQRSISWLKQSIDLDENLELKILSLWISLQALYVTSKINQISHQEELCLFLKSLLQYDVEGKLERTLWGRLYSAIQTYLMSQYSRQSYWQYRHGQLTQPEWQMQDLQEQQNCEQIFRHKDTAALLEIVFARLITLHTQILQGGITCKSQLQAELNELASRILTTLLPVLILIMLEHGECFSHSQQPFYPQVAVC; encoded by the coding sequence ATGTTAGTGCTAGAAGAGGTTTTCAGAGCAAAAAAAGCCGAATATCCTGAGCATTTTAATTTGCGGATGCAGCGTAGCATCAGCTGGTTGAAGCAATCGATTGATCTCGATGAAAATCTCGAGCTAAAGATACTTAGCCTGTGGATTAGCTTACAGGCCCTATATGTGACTTCAAAAATAAACCAAATTTCACATCAAGAAGAACTCTGCCTATTTTTAAAATCACTCTTGCAATATGATGTAGAAGGGAAACTTGAGCGAACTTTATGGGGAAGGCTTTATTCAGCTATACAGACTTACCTGATGAGTCAATATAGCCGGCAGTCCTACTGGCAATATCGTCATGGCCAGCTAACACAGCCAGAATGGCAGATGCAAGATTTACAGGAGCAGCAAAACTGTGAACAGATATTCAGACATAAAGACACTGCTGCATTACTAGAAATAGTATTTGCAAGATTAATAACGCTACATACTCAAATTCTGCAAGGTGGCATCACCTGCAAAAGCCAGTTACAGGCTGAGCTGAATGAGCTGGCTTCCCGTATCCTGACTACATTGCTTCCTGTGTTAATTTTAATCATGCTGGAACATGGAGAATGTTTTAGCCATAGCCAGCAGCCTTTTTATCCTCAAGTTGCTGTTTGCTAG
- a CDS encoding MFS transporter, which yields MDNSQDISQNRPLLWLMAIACGLCAGVNYYCQPLVHSIQQYFAVTEAQAALTVTFAQVSYALGLLFIVPLGDILNKSRFIPLLMFFAAIGLLLCGFAINLPMLWVGTVIAGLFSVAAQVLIPLATMAVQPEKTGEVVGFLMSGLLIGILLSTSLAGVLSNLFEWNIIYLASAVMMLCLAYLLKSRLPYVMRFKMGYLQIFSSMASLIKEEKRLVLRSLVGGCAFASVSTLFSTIAVLLSGPAFQLPDFMIGLIPLMGIFGALSTQWIGKQADKGYTRILTWIGCGLLGISWIAFYFTQYSLISYITGFGIIHLGLAIVHSCNQNIVFRLRPDAKSRLNAIYMTMYFIGAAGGSALGIYAWHHGGWLMTCLAGFSLALAATVFALIDQLIKHEPQQA from the coding sequence ATGGATAACTCTCAGGATATTAGCCAGAACAGACCACTGCTCTGGCTAATGGCAATCGCATGTGGGCTATGTGCAGGAGTAAATTATTATTGTCAGCCACTGGTACATTCTATTCAGCAATATTTTGCCGTAACTGAGGCCCAAGCAGCTTTAACTGTTACTTTTGCTCAGGTCTCTTATGCGCTAGGCTTGCTGTTTATTGTACCTTTAGGGGATATTCTCAATAAAAGCAGATTTATTCCTTTACTCATGTTTTTTGCTGCTATTGGTCTGCTTCTTTGTGGTTTTGCTATCAACCTGCCTATGCTCTGGGTTGGCACTGTTATAGCAGGTCTGTTTTCAGTTGCTGCTCAGGTGCTTATTCCACTGGCTACCATGGCGGTTCAACCGGAAAAGACCGGAGAGGTTGTTGGTTTTTTAATGAGTGGCCTGTTAATTGGGATACTTCTTTCAACCAGTCTGGCAGGCGTATTATCCAATCTATTTGAATGGAACATTATTTATTTGGCTAGCGCGGTCATGATGTTATGCCTGGCTTACCTGCTAAAAAGTCGGCTGCCTTATGTCATGCGTTTCAAGATGGGCTATCTGCAAATCTTTAGTTCAATGGCCAGCCTGATTAAAGAAGAAAAACGTCTGGTCTTACGCTCACTCGTCGGTGGGTGCGCATTCGCTTCGGTCAGTACACTTTTTTCAACAATTGCAGTATTACTTTCAGGGCCTGCATTCCAGCTACCTGACTTTATGATTGGCTTGATACCTCTTATGGGGATATTTGGTGCCTTATCCACCCAGTGGATTGGTAAACAGGCAGATAAAGGTTATACCCGGATTCTTACCTGGATCGGTTGCGGGCTATTAGGTATCAGCTGGATTGCATTTTATTTTACCCAGTATAGCTTAATAAGTTATATCACCGGCTTCGGTATAATCCATCTAGGTTTGGCAATAGTGCATAGCTGCAACCAGAATATTGTCTTCCGGCTACGCCCAGATGCCAAATCCCGTTTAAATGCCATTTACATGACCATGTATTTTATTGGAGCTGCGGGCGGTTCTGCATTAGGGATTTATGCTTGGCATCATGGGGGATGGCTGATGACCTGTCTCGCTGGTTTCTCTTTGGCTCTAGCTGCAACAGTATTTGCCCTGATTGACCAGTTGATCAAGCATGAGCCGCAGCAGGCTTAA